One region of Oceanipulchritudo coccoides genomic DNA includes:
- the menD gene encoding 2-succinyl-5-enolpyruvyl-6-hydroxy-3-cyclohexene-1-carboxylic-acid synthase, whose translation MSEDISTAASHANLPFGTLVIQALDRLGVEHFILSPGSRSTPLALAVGSLGAGKSTVFIDERSAAFHALGRIKATRRPVALICTSGTAGAHYYPAVIEAREAGLPLIVLTADRPPEQRYCHHGQTIDQQKLFGSYPLFHAELPVPETGSSILRAVREICRRAVEASLGIPNGPVHLNCPFREPFFPKEEEAGDPDPSLLEGLKPVVAARSTSDLPLELPERTLILAGPRPWKDPQSELDAILELSTKRGFPILTDGSNPLRYSAGDAAQVIVHHDRIVRDDALWKSLAPEAVVLWGEPPTSKLLRQRLSELDLPGFQVGSGKPGMNPFHGKIEWAGTSLEAFVGRVDGPAGSFGAIWAEEDGRMESRLAAVLDEPHPLFEGDIHRVLSQALAAGTPVCFASSLAIRDAEWFMPRSKSGLVPFSQRGANGIDGTLSLARGIAAGSGHPVCLVTGDLAFLHDSNGLLGSASDENGLLVILINNSGGGIFEHLPVAGKSADFERFFGTPQEVDFKQLSEAHGARHQRVESIDELQWAIEVWNPAGVTVIEIPVDRKISRDLHRRFIGSGFGK comes from the coding sequence ATGTCAGAGGACATCTCAACGGCTGCCAGCCATGCCAACCTGCCTTTCGGGACGCTTGTCATTCAGGCATTGGACCGCCTCGGGGTGGAACATTTTATCCTGTCCCCGGGGTCCCGGTCGACCCCACTGGCCCTCGCGGTGGGCTCCCTCGGTGCGGGCAAGTCCACGGTTTTTATCGATGAGCGGTCGGCTGCATTTCATGCCCTGGGCCGGATCAAGGCCACCCGGCGACCAGTCGCCCTGATCTGCACTTCCGGCACTGCCGGTGCGCATTACTATCCGGCAGTCATTGAGGCACGGGAGGCAGGACTGCCCCTGATTGTGTTGACTGCTGACCGGCCACCTGAGCAAAGGTATTGTCATCACGGCCAGACGATCGACCAGCAAAAGCTTTTTGGCAGCTATCCGCTTTTCCACGCGGAGCTACCTGTCCCGGAAACTGGTTCTTCCATTCTGCGCGCGGTGCGGGAAATTTGCCGCAGGGCGGTTGAGGCTTCGCTTGGAATTCCCAATGGACCCGTTCACTTGAATTGCCCCTTCCGGGAACCGTTCTTTCCCAAAGAAGAGGAGGCCGGTGATCCGGATCCTTCTTTGCTTGAGGGACTGAAACCGGTGGTGGCTGCAAGAAGCACAAGCGATCTGCCCCTTGAGCTGCCCGAGCGCACGCTCATCCTTGCTGGTCCGAGGCCATGGAAGGATCCGCAAAGTGAGTTGGATGCCATTCTTGAGCTATCAACAAAGCGCGGGTTTCCCATCCTGACCGACGGGAGCAATCCCTTGCGCTATTCAGCTGGTGATGCCGCACAAGTCATTGTTCATCACGACCGCATCGTCCGGGATGACGCGCTATGGAAATCCCTTGCACCCGAGGCAGTTGTGCTCTGGGGCGAGCCACCGACCAGCAAATTGCTCCGGCAGCGCCTTTCGGAGCTGGATCTGCCAGGCTTTCAAGTCGGGAGTGGCAAACCGGGAATGAACCCTTTCCACGGAAAAATCGAGTGGGCCGGCACCTCCCTGGAAGCCTTTGTCGGGCGTGTCGACGGCCCCGCGGGATCTTTTGGCGCTATCTGGGCTGAGGAAGATGGTCGGATGGAAAGCCGGTTGGCCGCGGTATTGGACGAACCACATCCACTTTTCGAGGGTGATATTCATCGTGTACTCTCTCAGGCCCTTGCTGCGGGTACACCTGTCTGTTTCGCCAGCAGTCTGGCCATTCGTGATGCCGAGTGGTTCATGCCGCGCAGCAAATCCGGATTGGTACCGTTTAGCCAGCGCGGGGCCAATGGAATAGACGGGACCCTATCCCTTGCACGGGGGATTGCCGCCGGTAGTGGCCACCCGGTCTGCCTTGTCACGGGTGACCTCGCCTTTTTGCATGATTCAAACGGGCTCCTCGGCTCGGCCAGTGACGAAAACGGGCTGCTCGTCATCCTTATCAACAATTCCGGCGGTGGCATCTTTGAGCATCTGCCAGTGGCCGGGAAGAGCGCCGACTTTGAGCGCTTCTTTGGCACGCCACAGGAAGTGGATTTCAAGCAACTTTCGGAAGCGCACGGGGCACGACATCAGCGGGTTGAATCAATCGACGAGCTGCAGTGGGCCATCGAGGTCTGGAATCCGGCAGGCGTGACCGTCATTGAAAT
- a CDS encoding aspartate carbamoyltransferase catalytic subunit, whose amino-acid sequence MNELIANWTRKDLISIESLTREEIDTVHALAKHFKEIMATNPASLPSLRGRTILNLFIEPSTRTRIAFEIAAKRLGADVTLVEQAASSLTKGESLRDTAQVVEALQADTVVLRHSAAGSPLYLSKILNVPVINAGDGAHEHPTQALLDTFTMREKLGQSLEGKKITILGDILFSRVARSNIFALNKLGASVTLSGPATLVPDGFRQLGVEVDLDLKSALADADVVMLLRIQHERQTSTHFPSLGEYKSLYGLNQERASWLKPDAIIMHPGPVNRGVELDSSLADSNRSVILQQVANGIFNRMAVIYLCMAANNKNLISE is encoded by the coding sequence ATGAATGAATTGATCGCAAATTGGACCCGCAAGGATCTGATCTCCATCGAATCCCTCACACGGGAGGAAATCGACACCGTTCACGCTCTGGCAAAGCATTTCAAGGAGATCATGGCCACGAACCCCGCGTCATTACCTTCGCTCAGGGGACGGACCATCCTGAACCTCTTCATCGAACCAAGCACGCGAACGCGGATTGCCTTTGAAATCGCCGCCAAGCGCCTCGGAGCCGATGTCACCCTCGTCGAGCAGGCTGCCTCGAGCTTGACCAAGGGAGAATCTCTCCGCGACACAGCCCAGGTGGTCGAGGCCCTTCAGGCGGACACGGTGGTCCTGCGACACAGTGCAGCCGGTTCCCCGCTCTACTTAAGCAAAATCCTCAATGTGCCGGTCATCAATGCGGGGGACGGGGCCCACGAGCATCCGACCCAGGCACTGCTCGACACCTTCACGATGCGCGAAAAGCTGGGCCAGTCGCTCGAGGGCAAGAAAATCACCATCCTTGGGGACATCCTTTTCAGCCGCGTTGCCCGATCGAATATATTCGCCCTGAACAAGCTGGGCGCCTCGGTCACATTATCTGGCCCGGCCACTCTTGTCCCGGACGGGTTCCGCCAACTCGGCGTGGAAGTGGATTTGGATCTGAAGTCCGCCCTCGCGGACGCCGATGTGGTCATGCTGCTCCGCATACAGCATGAGCGGCAGACTTCCACCCATTTTCCGAGCCTGGGCGAATACAAGAGCCTCTACGGCTTGAACCAGGAACGGGCCAGTTGGCTCAAGCCGGATGCCATCATTATGCATCCGGGGCCGGTCAACCGCGGCGTTGAGCTGGATTCATCCCTCGCCGACAGCAACCGCTCGGTCATCCTCCAGCAAGTCGCGAATGGCATCTTCAACCGGATGGCAGTCATCTACCTCTGCATGGCCGCCAATAATAAAAACCTGATTTCAGAATGA
- a CDS encoding dihydroorotase — MSSILWIKNGRVIDPANKRDGTGDLYARDGVIVDSLSESELKAAEVIDAQGAVVCPGLVDIHVHLREPGQTHKEDIASGTRAAAAGGFTTIVCMPNTSPVGDNPGTIRRINDSITRNAIVNVYPTGCLTVEMKGEQLAPIGSLKNEGIVAVTDDGLCVQNNEIMRRAVEYARMFDLPVMDHCQDASMTQGAVMNEGYWSLKLGLKGWPSAAEDLIIARNVVFSRQFDAHIHMQHVSSAYGVDIIRRAKKRGIRVSGEATPHHMYFTDECCKDYDPVFKMNPPLRTEEDRQAVIEGVLDGTLEVIATDHAPHTADEKDNEFDIAPFGIIGLETALAASLEVLVHSGRCDLSFLIARMTHMAAEILNLPAGTLSTGAKADITLFDPDAEIVVDPDQFHGKSTNCPWNGKRLKGKVLRTIVAGKTVWDGNQITAQ; from the coding sequence ATGAGCAGCATACTTTGGATTAAGAATGGACGCGTGATCGATCCGGCGAACAAACGGGACGGAACGGGCGACCTGTATGCACGCGATGGAGTCATCGTCGATTCGCTCAGTGAATCGGAGTTGAAGGCGGCCGAGGTCATCGACGCGCAAGGCGCTGTGGTCTGTCCGGGGCTTGTCGATATTCATGTTCATCTGCGCGAACCCGGCCAGACACACAAGGAGGACATTGCCAGCGGGACCCGGGCTGCAGCAGCCGGTGGGTTCACGACAATTGTCTGCATGCCCAATACCAGCCCAGTCGGTGATAATCCGGGAACCATCCGGCGTATCAACGATTCCATTACACGCAACGCCATCGTCAATGTCTACCCGACAGGTTGCCTGACCGTGGAAATGAAGGGCGAGCAGCTCGCTCCGATCGGGTCCCTGAAAAACGAGGGAATCGTCGCGGTGACGGATGACGGGCTTTGCGTGCAGAACAATGAAATCATGCGGCGGGCCGTAGAATACGCCCGCATGTTTGACCTCCCGGTAATGGACCATTGCCAGGATGCCAGCATGACCCAAGGCGCCGTCATGAATGAGGGTTACTGGTCCCTGAAGCTGGGCTTGAAGGGCTGGCCCAGTGCTGCGGAGGACTTGATCATTGCCCGCAATGTCGTCTTCTCCCGACAGTTTGACGCACACATCCACATGCAGCACGTGAGCTCAGCCTATGGGGTCGACATCATTCGCCGGGCCAAGAAACGCGGAATCCGCGTATCGGGCGAAGCAACACCCCACCACATGTATTTTACGGACGAGTGCTGCAAGGACTACGATCCGGTCTTCAAGATGAATCCCCCACTCCGTACTGAGGAAGACCGGCAGGCTGTCATCGAAGGCGTCCTGGATGGCACCCTTGAGGTGATTGCCACCGATCATGCTCCGCACACAGCGGACGAGAAGGACAACGAGTTCGACATTGCCCCGTTCGGCATCATTGGCCTGGAAACCGCCCTTGCCGCTTCGCTTGAGGTCCTTGTCCATTCCGGTCGCTGCGACTTGTCGTTCCTGATCGCCCGCATGACGCACATGGCCGCGGAGATCCTCAATCTTCCCGCGGGCACCCTCTCCACGGGAGCCAAGGCAGACATCACCCTTTTCGATCCCGATGCGGAAATTGTTGTCGATCCAGACCAGTTTCATGGAAAATCCACCAACTGCCCGTGGAACGGAAAGCGCTTGAAGGGCAAGGTCCTTCGCACAATCGTCGCTGGCAAGACTGTCTGGGATGGAAACCAAATTACCGCACAATGA
- a CDS encoding CPBP family intramembrane glutamic endopeptidase, translated as MTPEEIEAWLLEQPFVLAYMILLLLGSLVSFIVLILKVGRARRIGTHTVSPWPLKTSDFALFMVTLTLWFVLSGAMLMQFYSWMSGEGSEPGTGMMVMGGILLQAGMLYVFLRFRFHFRSANEGPISPKIISLGQSLFLGLFYFLASLPVVYGVGVAWNGLLEYLRQQGFDINLPLQDAVVLFQEASSPIVFVGLILLAVVVAPVVEETVFRAGIYRFFKGKTSVALSLLISGTLFGLVHGNVQSLPGLVAVGVCLGFAYELSGSIRVPIFFHAFFNLNSIIWILLLPANVTG; from the coding sequence ATGACACCGGAAGAGATTGAAGCATGGTTGCTGGAGCAGCCCTTTGTCCTGGCCTATATGATCCTGCTCCTGCTGGGAAGCCTGGTCTCCTTCATCGTCCTCATTCTCAAAGTTGGCCGTGCCCGCCGGATCGGGACACATACCGTTTCCCCTTGGCCCCTCAAGACGAGTGACTTCGCCCTCTTCATGGTGACCCTGACGCTCTGGTTTGTTCTCTCCGGGGCGATGCTCATGCAATTCTATAGCTGGATGAGCGGGGAAGGCTCTGAACCGGGAACAGGCATGATGGTTATGGGCGGGATTCTGCTTCAGGCAGGGATGCTATACGTATTCCTTCGCTTTCGTTTTCACTTCCGCAGTGCAAATGAGGGGCCCATCAGTCCGAAGATCATTTCGCTGGGCCAGAGCCTCTTTCTCGGATTGTTTTACTTTCTCGCCTCCCTCCCGGTTGTCTACGGTGTGGGTGTTGCATGGAATGGTTTGCTCGAGTATCTGCGCCAACAGGGATTTGACATCAATCTGCCTTTGCAGGATGCCGTCGTCCTCTTTCAGGAAGCAAGCAGCCCAATTGTCTTCGTAGGATTGATTCTTCTGGCTGTCGTGGTTGCCCCAGTTGTTGAGGAAACGGTCTTCCGGGCAGGAATTTATCGCTTCTTCAAGGGCAAAACTTCCGTGGCCTTGTCCCTTTTGATCAGTGGAACCCTGTTTGGCCTCGTGCACGGGAATGTGCAAAGCCTTCCGGGCCTCGTTGCAGTGGGGGTCTGTCTCGGCTTTGCTTATGAACTTTCTGGAAGTATCCGCGTTCCCATTTTCTTCCACGCCTTCTTCAATCTGAATTCCATTATCTGGATCCTGCTCCTTCCGGCGAATGTCACTGGCTGA
- the tsaE gene encoding tRNA (adenosine(37)-N6)-threonylcarbamoyltransferase complex ATPase subunit type 1 TsaE: MSILEELKAGICTGSAEETEALGARLAQALPDDVALALSGDLGSGKTTLVRGIAHGLGIRKSVTSPTYNIYTIYQGRRQLVHMDAYRLSDAHELDTLSIAEFLASPFLIAVEWPEHIPGFFEDYPCYSIELKLLEDHRHHLKLVQD, translated from the coding sequence ATGAGTATTCTGGAGGAATTGAAGGCGGGCATCTGCACCGGCTCTGCCGAGGAAACCGAAGCCCTCGGGGCCAGGTTGGCACAAGCTTTGCCGGATGATGTTGCCCTCGCCCTCAGTGGGGACCTTGGCAGCGGGAAAACAACTTTGGTCCGCGGCATTGCCCACGGCTTGGGAATCAGAAAATCGGTTACCAGTCCCACTTACAATATCTACACGATATATCAAGGGAGGCGACAGTTGGTCCACATGGATGCCTATCGCCTTTCGGACGCCCATGAGCTGGACACCCTCAGCATTGCGGAATTTCTGGCGTCCCCATTCCTGATCGCAGTTGAATGGCCTGAGCACATACCCGGATTTTTCGAGGACTATCCTTGTTATTCAATTGAACTGAAGCTGCTTGAAGACCATCGGCACCACCTCAAGCTGGTGCAGGATTGA
- a CDS encoding protein-L-isoaspartate(D-aspartate) O-methyltransferase — MKNDLETPLDSGEHRALRDQMIEQQLRPRGIEDEAVLEAMARVPRQLFVPVELRAMAYADGPLPIGEDQTISQPYIVAVMSEALQLKPGQRVLEIGTGCGYQTAVLAEMGLKVYTIEVLPGLADEAKSRLRSIGYGDVEFRTGNGRHGWLEEAPFDGIIVTAAPVAVPNVFLDQLAPEGRLVIPVGRWSQELRVYRKDRDGCIERQSLFPVRFVPLVKTP, encoded by the coding sequence ATGAAGAATGATTTGGAAACCCCCTTGGATTCCGGAGAGCACCGAGCTCTCAGGGATCAAATGATTGAGCAGCAACTGCGCCCAAGGGGAATTGAGGATGAGGCTGTTCTTGAAGCAATGGCGCGTGTTCCCAGGCAACTCTTTGTTCCTGTGGAGCTCCGGGCAATGGCTTATGCTGACGGACCACTTCCAATCGGCGAAGACCAGACAATCTCCCAGCCCTATATTGTCGCTGTAATGAGTGAGGCACTACAATTGAAACCGGGTCAGCGTGTGCTTGAGATTGGAACGGGTTGTGGATACCAGACGGCGGTGCTTGCGGAAATGGGACTTAAAGTCTATACCATTGAGGTCTTGCCGGGTTTGGCAGATGAGGCAAAAAGCAGGCTTCGATCAATCGGGTATGGGGACGTTGAATTTCGCACAGGCAACGGCCGTCATGGCTGGCTGGAAGAAGCCCCGTTTGACGGAATTATTGTCACGGCAGCGCCGGTGGCTGTTCCGAACGTATTCCTTGATCAGCTTGCTCCGGAGGGGCGTCTCGTTATCCCGGTCGGCAGATGGAGCCAGGAGCTTCGTGTGTATCGAAAAGATCGTGACGGCTGCATCGAGCGACAATCCCTTTTTCCGGTCCGGTTTGTTCCCCTTGTCAAGACCCCTTGA
- a CDS encoding metallophosphoesterase, whose amino-acid sequence MDFGATVSDLHIFSHHSRSKQYLRHIEETAGKAKVFVLNGDIFDFKWSEHGVFSRSVTAATRFIKELIEQAPDCQFFITLGNHDAVPPYMDALDELAQSHHNLTWHEFAVRVADRVFLHGDVIHAGCTNDALRTFRSKLQRPANGHALQRMAHSAIHRSRVSSVALRMVPKRLLASRILAYLDHEDWLNNGSIRHVYFGHTHNHFEDFQHQGFTFHNCGAATHGARLRVVRFPLKKKSA is encoded by the coding sequence ATGGACTTCGGGGCAACCGTATCCGATTTGCACATCTTCAGCCACCACTCGCGGTCGAAGCAATACCTGCGGCACATTGAGGAAACTGCTGGCAAGGCGAAGGTCTTTGTCCTGAACGGGGATATCTTTGATTTCAAGTGGTCGGAGCATGGCGTATTCAGCCGTTCCGTAACGGCGGCGACACGGTTTATCAAGGAACTGATTGAGCAGGCGCCGGACTGCCAGTTCTTCATTACATTGGGCAACCACGACGCGGTACCTCCCTACATGGATGCCTTGGACGAGCTGGCGCAGAGTCATCATAACCTCACTTGGCATGAGTTTGCCGTCCGGGTGGCCGACCGGGTATTCCTCCATGGCGATGTTATCCATGCGGGTTGTACCAACGATGCCCTGCGTACTTTCAGGAGCAAGCTACAGCGACCGGCAAATGGTCATGCCCTGCAGCGTATGGCACATTCAGCGATACACCGGTCGCGTGTCTCGTCGGTGGCTCTTCGAATGGTTCCCAAGAGACTGCTCGCATCGCGAATTCTGGCTTATCTCGACCACGAGGACTGGCTGAATAATGGGTCCATTCGGCATGTCTACTTTGGTCATACACATAATCACTTTGAGGATTTCCAGCACCAGGGGTTTACCTTTCACAATTGCGGTGCGGCAACTCATGGCGCACGGCTCCGTGTTGTCCGGTTCCCGCTGAAAAAGAAGTCAGCATGA
- a CDS encoding superoxide dismutase [Ni]: MKVNKLLLVLLAVFTLSMNQLSAHCQVPCGIYGDDVVFGELTTDVATIEKAMKEIVRLGGEESVNYNQLVRWVTNKEAHAQNIQDVMSAYFLAQRIKLEAKDTAPEKYTQLVELAHEITVLAMKCKQTTDLANAAKLSEALHDFQHAYQGK, encoded by the coding sequence ATGAAAGTCAATAAACTCCTTCTTGTTCTCCTCGCAGTTTTTACCCTGTCCATGAACCAGCTATCCGCCCATTGCCAGGTCCCTTGTGGCATCTACGGGGATGATGTCGTATTCGGGGAATTGACGACGGATGTCGCCACCATTGAAAAAGCGATGAAAGAGATCGTTCGGCTCGGCGGGGAAGAATCCGTCAATTATAACCAGCTTGTTCGCTGGGTGACCAACAAGGAAGCGCACGCACAGAATATTCAGGATGTCATGTCCGCCTATTTTCTCGCCCAGCGTATCAAATTGGAAGCGAAAGATACCGCCCCGGAAAAGTACACGCAACTGGTTGAACTAGCGCACGAGATCACTGTCCTTGCCATGAAGTGCAAGCAGACCACGGATCTGGCCAATGCGGCTAAATTGAGCGAAGCGTTGCACGATTTCCAGCACGCTTACCAGGGAAAATAA
- a CDS encoding NAD-dependent succinate-semialdehyde dehydrogenase, with the protein MVKSVNPATEGLIREYPSMDFGQVGEILNKTTSTAQEWAQVSCNKRAQFAHQAAEVLESRLDEFALLITREMGKPVSQSRAEIEKCAWVCRYFAENAPTFLQDESVPSDAALSYVAYQPLGVVLAVMPWNFPFWQVFRFAAPGLTAGNGAILKHASNVSGCALAIEDVFREAGYPENLFRTIITGPEEIQQAIQSDDIQAVTLTGSEAAGSAVAAAAGKAIKKSVLELGGSDPYIILEDADLDLAAEKCAQSRLLNSGQSCIAAKRFIVLDSVREAFTEKLISRMTTRLMGDPEEPDTDLGPLARADLRDDLHKQVTSSVAAGARLLMGGQIPDRPGYFYPPTVLDEVKPGMPAYEEETFGPVAAIIAASDAEEALNIANDSEFGLGAAIFSKDTKKARSIASRIKAGSCFINDFVKSDPRLPFGGIRKSGYGRELAKLGIREFTNIQTVVVG; encoded by the coding sequence ATGGTGAAATCTGTTAATCCTGCCACAGAAGGGCTAATCCGTGAATACCCGTCCATGGACTTTGGGCAGGTCGGGGAAATCTTGAATAAAACAACCTCGACCGCACAGGAATGGGCTCAGGTATCGTGTAACAAAAGGGCTCAGTTCGCCCACCAGGCCGCAGAAGTCCTTGAATCAAGATTGGATGAGTTTGCTCTTCTGATCACACGCGAAATGGGCAAGCCGGTCAGCCAGTCGCGCGCGGAAATCGAGAAATGCGCCTGGGTCTGCCGCTATTTTGCAGAAAATGCCCCGACGTTTCTCCAAGACGAGTCAGTTCCTTCGGATGCCGCACTGAGCTATGTCGCTTACCAGCCGCTGGGTGTGGTCCTCGCAGTCATGCCGTGGAACTTTCCATTCTGGCAGGTCTTCCGCTTTGCCGCTCCGGGACTGACTGCTGGAAACGGGGCCATTTTAAAACATGCCTCCAATGTCAGCGGCTGCGCATTGGCCATTGAAGATGTCTTCCGCGAAGCCGGCTACCCGGAAAACTTGTTCCGGACGATCATCACCGGCCCGGAGGAAATCCAACAGGCAATTCAGTCCGACGATATTCAGGCCGTTACATTGACGGGCAGCGAAGCTGCTGGAAGCGCTGTCGCCGCGGCGGCGGGGAAAGCGATTAAGAAGAGTGTCCTCGAGCTCGGCGGGAGCGATCCTTACATCATCCTCGAGGATGCCGACCTGGATCTGGCAGCTGAAAAGTGCGCCCAGAGCCGCCTCTTAAACAGTGGCCAGAGCTGTATCGCGGCAAAACGCTTCATCGTGCTGGATTCCGTCAGGGAGGCGTTTACCGAAAAACTGATTTCCCGCATGACCACGCGTCTCATGGGAGACCCCGAGGAACCCGACACCGATCTCGGGCCGCTTGCGCGGGCCGATCTCAGGGACGACCTGCACAAGCAGGTTACATCAAGTGTGGCGGCTGGAGCCAGGCTGCTCATGGGCGGTCAAATACCCGACCGTCCCGGATATTTTTACCCACCGACCGTGCTCGACGAGGTCAAGCCGGGCATGCCCGCATACGAGGAGGAAACATTTGGCCCAGTGGCGGCAATTATCGCCGCAAGTGATGCTGAGGAGGCCCTGAATATCGCCAATGACTCAGAATTCGGGCTGGGAGCCGCCATATTCAGCAAGGACACGAAAAAGGCCCGCTCAATCGCCTCACGGATCAAGGCGGGCAGTTGCTTCATTAACGATTTTGTCAAATCCGACCCGCGGCTGCCCTTCGGTGGCATCCGTAAAAGCGGATACGGGCGCGAACTGGCCAAGCTGGGAATCCGGGAATTTACCAACATCCAGACCGTGGTTGTGGGGTGA
- a CDS encoding DUF6599 family protein — protein sequence MTQVAKRKPFHRTDIHLKEKTIGGIILVLLAGIAVGIVMKGSRFDPATYTGDAGALESTRQAVEGKAATLRNETDLRSNEAFVAQSSGSATAPAKVLPSFVESLVPMGTTEHYTEATLYEKINGRAPAYFEYNFQELTARSFSLEGSAGEFVDVFLFRMASPLNAFGIFSAERDPSGIPLEFAGDGYLSGMGFFLRHGPVYVQLLASSDDPTVLAAAESFARQLVISLPNDDSGMEGRLALPASGQLPGTLTYINENAYGQEVLNAVFEARYNIDGTELSSFAQQSADSSTALSNWESLREFYSKYGTLDEEFKEAGTSVFIGEVFGEWSVIYTRDQLVSGVINAPDRELALGFVMAQLAGAETSEPEEDFSY from the coding sequence GTGACTCAAGTAGCCAAGAGAAAACCCTTCCACCGCACGGATATCCACCTGAAGGAAAAGACCATTGGTGGGATTATTCTCGTTTTGCTGGCTGGAATCGCGGTTGGCATCGTCATGAAAGGCAGTCGCTTTGATCCGGCAACGTACACGGGTGACGCCGGCGCACTTGAATCAACGCGCCAAGCGGTTGAGGGCAAAGCGGCAACATTGCGGAACGAAACAGATTTGAGATCCAATGAGGCGTTTGTCGCACAGAGTAGCGGAAGCGCTACCGCACCGGCAAAGGTTCTGCCGTCATTTGTCGAGTCCCTCGTCCCCATGGGCACTACCGAGCATTACACGGAGGCGACCCTTTACGAGAAAATCAACGGCCGGGCGCCGGCCTACTTTGAGTACAATTTCCAGGAACTGACTGCACGGTCATTCTCCCTCGAGGGTTCAGCAGGCGAATTTGTCGATGTTTTCCTTTTCCGGATGGCCTCCCCGCTGAACGCCTTCGGCATTTTCTCAGCGGAACGCGATCCCTCTGGAATTCCCCTGGAGTTTGCCGGCGACGGTTACCTCAGCGGCATGGGATTTTTTCTCCGGCACGGGCCGGTCTATGTGCAATTGCTCGCCTCCTCGGATGACCCCACCGTTCTGGCGGCCGCGGAATCATTTGCCCGGCAGCTCGTCATCTCACTCCCGAATGATGATTCCGGCATGGAGGGCCGCCTCGCCCTACCCGCTTCCGGCCAGTTACCCGGAACGCTCACCTATATCAATGAAAACGCCTACGGGCAGGAGGTCCTGAACGCGGTCTTTGAGGCCCGTTACAACATTGACGGTACGGAATTGTCCTCCTTTGCCCAGCAGTCTGCCGACTCCTCGACCGCCTTGTCCAATTGGGAATCGCTTCGGGAGTTTTATTCAAAATACGGAACCCTTGACGAGGAATTCAAGGAAGCCGGAACAAGTGTATTCATCGGGGAAGTGTTTGGAGAATGGAGCGTCATCTACACCCGTGACCAACTTGTCTCTGGTGTCATAAATGCCCCTGACCGGGAGCTCGCGCTGGGATTTGTCATGGCACAGCTTGCCGGGGCAGAGACAAGCGAACCCGAAGAAGACTTTAGCTACTAA
- a CDS encoding DUF362 domain-containing protein, translating into MPRQPVVPDPKGMDRRQFIRQLTLTGATSAAALAAGFWLWERQHFVPGFGDKSGIILPGFTVENTGTFADLAIAHGQERIATTRAAIEALGGMKRFVKKGDVVMLKPNVAFDRPPALAATTHPDSLRAVAQLVLEAGARKVIVADNPINSPAGCFLKSGLEAVAKELNLELIYPEQGAFTHLQLEGEILRHWPLFHRPFEQADKVIGIAPCKDHNLCSASMTMKNWYGLLGGRRNQFHQHIHSIISDFALMMKPTLVVLDGMHVLQSNGPTGGRLSDVKEMGTVVAGTDMVAVDSYGYTQLLERDLANLDYLHKAHARGLGNINWKDSSWKEVRV; encoded by the coding sequence ATGCCGCGCCAACCCGTAGTCCCCGATCCCAAAGGAATGGATCGCCGCCAGTTTATCCGGCAGCTGACCCTGACCGGTGCCACCTCAGCAGCTGCCCTTGCGGCCGGCTTCTGGCTCTGGGAACGACAGCATTTTGTGCCCGGATTTGGTGACAAGTCCGGCATTATCCTGCCCGGCTTCACCGTCGAAAACACGGGAACTTTCGCCGATCTGGCAATTGCCCACGGGCAGGAACGGATCGCGACTACGCGGGCCGCAATTGAGGCCCTTGGTGGCATGAAGCGCTTTGTGAAAAAAGGTGATGTCGTCATGCTGAAACCGAATGTCGCCTTTGACCGGCCACCCGCACTTGCTGCAACAACGCATCCCGACAGCCTGCGGGCGGTTGCCCAACTGGTCCTCGAAGCCGGCGCGCGCAAGGTGATCGTCGCGGACAATCCCATCAACAGCCCGGCAGGATGTTTCCTGAAAAGCGGATTGGAGGCGGTTGCCAAGGAACTGAATCTCGAATTGATCTACCCGGAACAAGGGGCCTTCACCCACTTGCAACTCGAAGGGGAAATCCTGCGCCATTGGCCACTCTTTCACCGCCCGTTTGAACAGGCGGACAAGGTTATCGGAATTGCCCCCTGCAAGGATCACAACTTGTGCAGCGCTTCCATGACCATGAAGAACTGGTACGGTCTTCTCGGCGGGAGGAGAAACCAATTCCATCAACATATCCACAGCATCATTTCGGACTTTGCCCTGATGATGAAGCCGACGCTCGTCGTCCTCGATGGAATGCACGTCCTCCAAAGCAATGGCCCGACCGGTGGACGCCTCTCCGATGTCAAGGAAATGGGTACTGTTGTCGCTGGCACGGACATGGTCGCTGTAGACAGTTATGGATACACACAATTGCTTGAGCGGGACCTGGCCAATCTGGATTACCTGCACAAGGCGCATGCCCGCGGCCTGGGTAACATCAACTGGAAGGATTCATCCTGGAAGGAGGTGCGCGTATGA